Proteins encoded together in one Hymenobacter monticola window:
- a CDS encoding UDP-2,3-diacylglucosamine diphosphatase, with protein sequence MRTATLSLDAGSENTLRPRRKRRVQVAVISDVHLGTYGCHARELLRYLRSIRPQVLVLNGDIVDIWQFSKNYWPPAHMRVVRYLAGLAAKGVRIHYLTGNHDELLRKFAGLKLGHFRLANKLVLDLPHGRTWLFHGDVFDVTMRHSRWLAKLGGHGYDLLILINRLVNYGLVKLGRPRVALSKLVKERVKTAVAAVSNFKETAAAIAADEGYRYVACGHIHQPEIKPLTTEKGEVTYLNSGDWVENLTALEYTATSGWQLYYYNEDPAMQASSEAEAAEAADELTDADPAALLEGLLVEFKIK encoded by the coding sequence CATCTCCGACGTGCACCTGGGCACCTACGGCTGCCACGCCCGCGAGCTGCTGCGCTACCTCAGGAGCATCCGCCCACAGGTGCTAGTGCTGAATGGCGACATCGTGGACATCTGGCAGTTCAGCAAAAACTACTGGCCGCCGGCCCACATGCGGGTGGTGCGCTACCTGGCCGGGCTGGCTGCCAAAGGCGTGCGAATCCATTACCTCACCGGCAACCACGACGAACTGCTGCGCAAGTTCGCCGGCCTGAAGCTGGGTCATTTCCGGCTCGCCAACAAGCTGGTGCTCGACCTGCCGCACGGCCGTACCTGGCTGTTTCACGGCGACGTGTTCGACGTGACCATGCGGCACTCGCGCTGGCTGGCCAAGCTCGGCGGCCACGGCTACGACCTGCTGATTCTGATTAACCGCCTTGTAAACTACGGTTTGGTCAAGCTGGGCCGGCCCCGCGTGGCCCTGAGCAAGCTGGTGAAGGAGCGGGTGAAAACCGCCGTGGCGGCCGTGAGCAATTTTAAGGAAACGGCCGCCGCCATTGCCGCCGACGAGGGCTACCGCTACGTGGCCTGTGGCCACATTCACCAGCCCGAAATCAAGCCCCTGACCACCGAAAAAGGGGAGGTGACCTACCTGAATTCCGGCGACTGGGTGGAAAACCTGACGGCCCTGGAATACACCGCAACCTCTGGGTGGCAGCTCTATTACTACAACGAGGACCCCGCCATGCAAGCCTCGTCGGAAGCCGAAGCCGCCGAAGCCGCGGACGAGCTGACCGACGCCGACCCGGCCGCGCTGCTGGAAGGGCTGTTGGTGGAATTCAAGATTAAATAG
- a CDS encoding glycosyltransferase family protein, with the protein MSRILYAIQGTGNGHLSRALDVVPLLRSRCDQLDILVSGPPADLPLLFDVKYRAQGMGFLFGKKGGINFVKTFWQFKSARFVSEVRHLPVESYDLVISDFEPVSSWACKLREVPCVALSHQSAVLHPAAPRPDREEPAGRAVLKHYAPSTAQYGFHFQEYGPGISTPVIRQQVRELNPTNEGHYTVYLPAYEEEILVERLQYLSRSTRWEVFSKHSQEPAEYGNVRVWPVSGAAFLDSLARSAGVLCGAGFETPAEALYLGKKLLVMPMKQQYEQQCNAAALARMGVPVIKNFKEKHLDKIDQWLHRDETVAVDYPDHTADVLDALLREQLPGNGAKAVNAKKEHHAARREASLPQ; encoded by the coding sequence ATGTCCCGCATCCTCTACGCCATCCAAGGCACCGGCAACGGCCACCTGAGCCGCGCCCTCGACGTGGTGCCGCTGCTGCGCAGCCGCTGCGACCAGCTCGATATTCTGGTGAGCGGCCCGCCGGCCGATTTGCCACTGCTGTTTGACGTGAAGTATCGAGCCCAGGGCATGGGCTTTCTATTCGGCAAAAAGGGCGGCATCAACTTCGTAAAAACCTTCTGGCAATTCAAATCGGCCAGATTCGTGAGCGAAGTCCGCCACCTGCCGGTAGAAAGCTACGACTTGGTCATCAGCGACTTCGAACCGGTGAGCAGCTGGGCCTGTAAGCTGCGCGAAGTGCCCTGCGTAGCCCTCAGCCACCAGAGCGCCGTGCTACACCCCGCCGCCCCGCGCCCCGACCGGGAAGAACCCGCCGGCCGCGCCGTGCTGAAGCATTACGCGCCCAGCACCGCGCAATACGGCTTTCATTTTCAGGAATATGGACCGGGTATTTCTACGCCCGTCATTCGCCAGCAAGTGCGCGAACTCAACCCTACCAACGAGGGCCACTACACGGTGTACCTGCCAGCCTACGAAGAGGAAATACTGGTGGAGCGGCTGCAGTACCTGAGCCGCAGCACGCGCTGGGAGGTGTTCAGCAAGCACAGCCAGGAGCCGGCCGAATACGGCAACGTGCGCGTGTGGCCGGTAAGTGGCGCGGCCTTTCTCGACAGCCTGGCCCGCTCGGCGGGCGTGCTGTGCGGGGCCGGCTTCGAAACCCCTGCCGAGGCACTGTACCTCGGCAAAAAGCTGCTGGTGATGCCCATGAAGCAACAATACGAGCAGCAATGCAACGCGGCGGCGCTGGCCCGGATGGGCGTACCCGTCATCAAAAACTTTAAGGAGAAGCACCTGGACAAAATAGACCAGTGGCTGCACCGCGACGAAACCGTGGCCGTAGACTACCCCGACCACACGGCCGACGTGCTGGATGCACTGCTGCGCGAGCAACTACCGGGCAATGGTGCTAAGGCCGTAAACGCTAAAAAAGAACATCACGCAGCGCGCCGCGAAGCATCTTTACCTCAATAG
- a CDS encoding GH1 family beta-glucosidase, giving the protein MMHLPPRYDEPLPAAFFPASAPLPFSRTDFGPDFRWGASAAAYQTEGAWQHQGKGPSIWDDFTRRKGVIRRNEHGRVAADFYNRYETDLDLASSMGLTDFRFSAAWSRVLPEGTGAVNRRGLDFYDRLVDACLERDLRPMLTLYHWDLPSALQAKGGWTNRSIVGWFSEYAQLMARRLGDRVPHWAVINEPMVFVGAGHLLGIHAPGRRHLGAFLAAAHHATLAQAEGGRALRALLPDAAEIGTTFSCSYLTPHRPGNGSDEAATRRADAVLNRFFVEPTLGLGYPTAELPALRWLLERYQKPGDEQRMAFNFDFWGIQNYTREVVKFSPWLPLQWAALVPAKQRGVPYTDMGWEVYPESIYQMLKQYGAYPNAPKLLITESGSAFPDAATDGRVHDTARRAYLQAAVGQVLRAKREGVDVGGYFAWSLTDNFEWAEGYGPRFGLIHVDYETQERILKDSGRWYKKFLRGAVLESNAALAAQAGTVQPR; this is encoded by the coding sequence ATGATGCACCTACCACCCCGCTACGACGAGCCGCTGCCGGCGGCCTTTTTCCCAGCTTCGGCGCCGCTGCCTTTTTCTCGTACCGATTTTGGACCGGATTTTCGGTGGGGGGCCTCGGCGGCGGCCTACCAGACGGAGGGCGCGTGGCAGCACCAGGGCAAGGGGCCCAGCATTTGGGACGATTTTACGCGCCGCAAGGGCGTTATTCGGCGCAACGAGCACGGGCGCGTGGCGGCCGACTTCTACAACCGCTACGAAACCGACCTCGACCTGGCCAGCAGCATGGGCCTGACCGATTTCCGGTTCTCGGCCGCGTGGTCGCGGGTGCTGCCCGAAGGCACGGGCGCCGTGAACCGGCGCGGCCTCGATTTCTACGACCGGCTGGTGGATGCCTGCCTGGAGCGCGACCTGCGCCCCATGCTCACGCTCTACCACTGGGACCTGCCCAGCGCCCTGCAAGCCAAAGGCGGCTGGACCAACCGCAGCATCGTGGGCTGGTTTTCGGAGTATGCCCAGCTCATGGCCCGCCGCCTCGGCGACCGGGTGCCGCACTGGGCCGTGATTAACGAGCCGATGGTGTTTGTGGGGGCCGGCCACCTGCTGGGCATCCACGCACCGGGCCGGCGGCACCTGGGGGCGTTTTTGGCGGCGGCCCACCACGCCACGCTGGCTCAGGCCGAGGGCGGGCGCGCCCTCCGCGCCTTATTGCCTGATGCAGCCGAAATCGGGACCACGTTTTCGTGCTCCTACCTCACGCCGCACCGCCCCGGCAACGGCTCCGACGAAGCCGCCACTCGCCGCGCCGACGCTGTGCTGAACCGCTTTTTTGTGGAGCCCACCCTCGGCCTGGGCTACCCCACGGCCGAGTTGCCGGCCTTGCGCTGGCTGCTGGAACGCTACCAGAAGCCCGGCGACGAGCAGCGCATGGCCTTCAATTTCGACTTCTGGGGCATTCAGAACTACACCCGCGAGGTGGTGAAATTCTCGCCCTGGCTGCCGCTGCAATGGGCCGCACTGGTGCCCGCCAAGCAGCGCGGTGTGCCTTATACTGACATGGGCTGGGAGGTTTACCCAGAGTCTATTTACCAAATGTTGAAACAGTACGGCGCTTACCCAAATGCGCCAAAACTGCTGATAACGGAAAGTGGCTCAGCGTTCCCAGATGCGGCAACGGACGGGCGCGTGCACGACACCGCCCGCCGTGCCTACCTGCAAGCGGCCGTTGGCCAGGTGCTGCGGGCCAAGCGTGAAGGGGTAGACGTTGGCGGCTATTTCGCCTGGAGCCTGACCGATAATTTCGAATGGGCCGAGGGCTACGGCCCGCGCTTTGGGCTGATTCACGTCGACTACGAAACCCAAGAGCGGATTCTGAAGGACTCGGGGCGCTGGTACAAGAAATTCCTGCGCGGCGCGGTGCTGGAGAGCAATGCGGCGCTGGCCGCTCAGGCCGGGACGGTTCAGCCGCGCTGA
- a CDS encoding 3' terminal RNA ribose 2'-O-methyltransferase Hen1 yields the protein MLLTISTTYQPATDLGYLLHKNPARLQSIEVAGGQAHVFYPEATAERCTAALLLDLDPVGLVRGRGGASGEGFALEQYVNDRPYVASSFLSAALSKAFGTAMNGTCKERPNLPAQALPLAVKVAVVSAPGPDWPRRLFEPLGYEVEIETTPLDPTVPEWGDSRYYTLHLRHAGLRLQDVLTHLYVLLPVLDNDKHYYIGEHEAEKLLHRGGDWLPQHPERGFITRRYLRYLAAYVNPTLERLLEGDEDLTETSPPDPLSSGRGDTGHAPGDVVGEENRPAPPLPEERGPGGEVKSLHDQRLQQVAHEIYQLAPTRVLDLGCGEGKLLRLLLRQPKIEYILGMDVSHQALARAAQRLHLDEMPPRQRTRIDLIQGSLLYRDERLAGFDVAALVEVIEHLDENRLAALEAVVFGQARPAHVFVTSPNADYNQLFEKLNAGEFRHDDHRFEWSRAEFAAWAAGVAERHGYQLRLVGMGEEVEGVGAPSQMAVFVKKDA from the coding sequence ATGCTCCTCACCATCTCCACCACCTACCAGCCGGCCACCGACCTCGGCTACTTGCTGCACAAGAACCCCGCGCGCCTGCAAAGCATCGAGGTAGCCGGCGGCCAGGCCCACGTCTTCTATCCCGAAGCCACAGCCGAGCGCTGCACGGCAGCCCTGCTGCTCGACCTCGACCCCGTGGGCCTCGTGCGCGGCCGGGGCGGGGCGTCGGGCGAAGGCTTCGCCCTGGAGCAATACGTGAACGACCGGCCCTACGTGGCCTCGTCCTTTTTGAGCGCGGCCCTGAGCAAAGCCTTCGGCACCGCCATGAACGGCACTTGCAAAGAACGCCCAAACCTGCCCGCCCAGGCCCTGCCGCTGGCCGTGAAAGTGGCCGTGGTGTCGGCGCCCGGCCCCGACTGGCCGCGCCGCCTCTTCGAGCCGCTGGGCTACGAGGTCGAAATCGAAACCACCCCGCTCGACCCCACCGTGCCGGAGTGGGGCGACAGCCGCTACTACACCCTGCACCTGCGCCACGCCGGCCTGCGCCTGCAAGACGTGCTGACGCACCTCTACGTGCTGCTCCCGGTGCTCGACAACGACAAGCACTACTACATCGGCGAGCACGAGGCCGAAAAGCTGTTGCACCGCGGCGGCGACTGGCTGCCCCAGCACCCGGAGCGCGGCTTCATCACGCGCCGGTATTTGCGCTATTTGGCGGCGTATGTGAATCCGACGCTGGAACGGCTGCTGGAGGGGGATGAGGACCTGACGGAAACCTCACCCCCTGACCCCCTCTCCTCGGGGAGAGGGGACACCGGCCATGCTCCAGGCGATGTTGTTGGCGAAGAAAATCGTCCGGCTCCCCCTCTCCCCGAGGAGAGGGGGCCGGGGGGTGAGGTTAAATCGTTGCACGACCAGCGCCTCCAGCAAGTAGCCCACGAAATCTACCAACTGGCCCCCACGCGAGTGCTCGACCTGGGCTGTGGCGAAGGCAAGCTGCTGCGCCTGCTCCTGCGCCAGCCCAAAATTGAGTACATCCTCGGCATGGACGTGTCGCACCAGGCGCTGGCCCGCGCCGCCCAACGGCTGCACCTCGACGAGATGCCCCCGCGCCAGCGCACCCGCATCGACCTCATCCAGGGCTCGCTGCTCTACCGCGACGAGCGCCTCGCCGGCTTCGACGTGGCGGCTCTGGTCGAAGTCATCGAGCACTTGGATGAAAACCGCCTCGCCGCCCTCGAAGCCGTGGTGTTTGGGCAGGCCCGCCCGGCGCACGTCTTCGTCACCAGCCCCAACGCCGACTACAACCAGCTCTTCGAGAAGCTCAACGCCGGCGAATTCCGCCACGACGACCACCGCTTCGAATGGTCCCGCGCCGAGTTTGCCGCCTGGGCCGCCGGCGTGGCCGAGCGGCACGGGTATCAGCTGCGGCTGGTGGGGATGGGAGAGGAGGTGGAAGGCGTGGGCGCGCCCTCGCAGATGGCGGTGTTTGTGAAAAAGGATGCTTGA
- a CDS encoding DUF4844 domain-containing protein, producing MNDIISQIEAYKTRDNFPIEDWETRGLMPSDDDIRKGMNLAVTEFADFLIAQISNDITEPADLQEKVQDYFDERDNYDFDTEEREYIVDVQCELAKLVNVNCSDLLI from the coding sequence ATGAATGATATTATCAGCCAGATTGAAGCTTACAAGACTCGTGATAATTTTCCTATAGAAGATTGGGAAACCCGCGGCCTAATGCCTTCGGATGATGATATCCGCAAAGGGATGAATCTGGCTGTAACTGAATTTGCAGACTTCTTGATTGCTCAAATTTCTAATGACATCACAGAACCTGCTGATTTACAAGAGAAAGTCCAGGATTATTTCGACGAGCGAGACAATTATGATTTTGATACTGAGGAGCGAGAATACATTGTTGACGTTCAATGTGAATTAGCAAAATTGGTAAACGTCAATTGTAGTGATTTGCTGATTTAA
- a CDS encoding polynucleotide kinase-phosphatase, producing the protein MPQDTLKLPELSLILLIGSTGAGKSTFARRLFKPTEIVSSDACRGLVADDENDQSASKDAFELLHYLVAKRLKRGLLTVVDATNVQAEGRKPLVALARQYHVLPVAIVLDVPESVAHERNAGRPDRRHMGPHVVARHRQDLRRSLRSLKEEGFRHIHHLRNVGEIDAIQSITRDRLYNNRKEETGPFDIIGDIHGCYTELRALLEKLGYQITEEPITDVRDLGVRVTPPPGPFPSGRGGAERQQAVAFGQAGFEQEELPTASDLTSESSGSPSPGGEGAGGWGHRKAVFLGDLVDRGPASPQVLRLVMSMVRDGIALCVPGNHDIKLLRHLNGKKVTVNHGLAETLAQLETEPEAFKSEVRRFLDGLVSHYVLDGGKLVVAHAGLTEEMQGRGSGAVRAFALFGESTGEIDEFGLPVRYEWACEYRGRAMVAFGHTPVPDAEWLNNTIDLDTGCVFGGRLTALRYPERELVAVPAAQVYCEPVRPLNYRALQQQAELENTPSTEHQAPNTNSAQHENDDLLDIRDVTGKQFIETRLMRGVTIREENSVAALEVMSRFGLHPKWLLYLPPTMSPTETSALPDLLEHPAEAFDYYKRLGVERVVCEEKHMGSRVVVVLGRDEAAIQRRLGLVGEGIGKVYTRTGRNFFTDAVLETAFLARLRDALSTAGFWEKFDTDWVCLDAELLPWSAKAQELVKNQYAAVAAAALAALPQVEAALAEAAARNLDGAEALLARTTARHQAAAHYADAYRRYCWPVLSLDDLKLAPFHLLATEGRTYFDRDHAWHMETLRTLALADPGLLRATPYRVVPLQDPAEVEAAIQWWTDLTAAGGEGMVVKPYDFVPQGKGGLLQPALKCRGREYLRIIYGPDYLLPGHLDRLRQRNVKAKRNLALREFALGVEGLERFVAGQPLRRVHQCVFGVLALESEAVDPRL; encoded by the coding sequence ATGCCCCAAGATACCCTCAAGCTCCCCGAACTCTCCCTTATCCTCCTCATCGGCAGCACGGGCGCAGGCAAGTCCACGTTTGCGCGGCGCTTGTTCAAGCCCACGGAAATCGTGTCCTCCGATGCCTGCCGGGGCCTGGTGGCCGACGATGAAAACGACCAATCGGCCAGCAAGGACGCTTTTGAGCTGCTGCACTACCTGGTGGCCAAGCGCCTGAAGCGCGGACTGCTCACCGTGGTCGATGCCACCAACGTGCAGGCCGAGGGCCGCAAGCCCTTGGTGGCCCTGGCCCGGCAGTACCACGTGCTGCCCGTGGCCATCGTGCTCGACGTGCCGGAAAGCGTGGCCCACGAGCGCAACGCCGGCCGCCCCGACCGGCGCCACATGGGCCCGCACGTGGTGGCCCGCCACCGCCAGGACCTGCGCCGGAGCCTGCGTAGCTTGAAAGAGGAAGGATTTCGGCACATCCACCACCTGCGCAACGTGGGCGAAATTGACGCCATCCAAAGCATCACCCGCGACCGGCTCTACAACAACCGCAAGGAAGAAACCGGCCCCTTCGACATCATCGGCGACATCCACGGCTGCTACACGGAGCTGCGTGCGCTGCTGGAGAAACTGGGTTATCAGATTACGGAAGAGCCGATTACGGACGTGCGGGATTTGGGCGTGCGCGTAACCCCACCCCCCGGCCCCTTCCCCTCCGGGAGAGGGGGAGCCGAGCGTCAGCAGGCCGTTGCTTTTGGACAGGCTGGTTTCGAACAAGAAGAATTACCAACCGCAAGTGACCTAACCAGCGAATCGTCTGGCTCCCCCTCTCCCGGAGGGGAGGGGGCCGGGGGGTGGGGTCACCGCAAAGCCGTTTTCCTCGGCGACCTCGTGGACCGCGGCCCGGCCTCCCCGCAGGTGCTGCGCCTCGTGATGAGCATGGTGCGCGACGGCATCGCCCTCTGCGTGCCCGGCAACCACGACATCAAGCTCCTGCGCCACCTCAACGGCAAGAAAGTCACCGTCAACCACGGCCTGGCCGAAACCCTGGCCCAGCTCGAAACCGAGCCCGAAGCCTTCAAAAGTGAGGTGCGGCGCTTCCTCGACGGCCTGGTGAGCCACTACGTGCTCGACGGCGGCAAGCTGGTGGTAGCCCACGCCGGCCTCACCGAGGAGATGCAGGGGCGCGGCTCGGGCGCCGTGCGGGCCTTCGCGCTGTTTGGCGAAAGTACCGGCGAGATTGACGAATTCGGCCTGCCCGTGCGCTACGAATGGGCCTGCGAGTACCGAGGCCGCGCCATGGTGGCCTTCGGCCACACGCCCGTGCCCGATGCCGAATGGCTCAACAACACCATCGACCTCGACACCGGCTGCGTGTTCGGCGGCCGCCTCACCGCCCTGCGCTACCCCGAGCGCGAACTCGTGGCTGTGCCCGCCGCCCAGGTCTACTGCGAGCCCGTGCGCCCGCTCAACTACCGCGCCCTCCAGCAGCAAGCCGAGCTTGAAAATACTCCAAGCACCGAGCACCAAGCACCAAACACCAACTCGGCCCAGCACGAAAACGACGACCTGCTCGATATACGCGACGTTACCGGCAAGCAGTTCATTGAAACCCGGCTGATGCGCGGCGTCACCATCCGCGAGGAAAACTCCGTGGCCGCCCTGGAGGTGATGTCGCGCTTCGGCCTACACCCCAAGTGGCTGCTGTACCTGCCGCCCACCATGTCGCCCACCGAAACCTCGGCTCTGCCCGACCTGCTCGAACACCCCGCCGAAGCCTTCGACTACTACAAGCGCCTCGGCGTGGAGCGCGTGGTGTGCGAAGAAAAGCACATGGGCAGCCGCGTGGTCGTGGTGCTGGGCCGCGACGAAGCCGCCATCCAGCGCCGCCTCGGCCTCGTGGGCGAGGGCATCGGCAAGGTCTACACCCGCACCGGCCGCAACTTCTTCACCGATGCTGTCCTCGAAACCGCCTTCCTCGCCCGCCTGCGCGACGCCCTGAGCACCGCCGGCTTCTGGGAGAAATTCGACACCGACTGGGTCTGCCTCGATGCCGAGCTGCTGCCCTGGTCAGCCAAAGCCCAGGAGCTGGTGAAAAACCAGTACGCCGCCGTGGCCGCCGCTGCCCTCGCTGCCCTGCCCCAGGTCGAAGCCGCCCTCGCCGAAGCCGCCGCCCGCAACCTCGACGGCGCCGAAGCCCTCCTGGCCCGTACCACCGCCCGCCACCAAGCCGCCGCCCACTACGCCGATGCCTACCGCCGCTACTGCTGGCCCGTCCTCTCGCTCGACGACCTCAAGCTGGCGCCCTTCCACTTGCTCGCCACCGAAGGCCGCACCTACTTCGACCGCGACCACGCCTGGCACATGGAAACCCTGCGCACCCTCGCCCTGGCCGACCCCGGTCTGCTCCGCGCCACGCCCTACCGCGTCGTCCCCCTCCAGGACCCCGCCGAAGTCGAAGCCGCCATCCAGTGGTGGACCGACCTCACCGCCGCCGGGGGCGAAGGCATGGTGGTGAAGCCCTACGACTTCGTGCCCCAGGGCAAAGGCGGCCTGCTCCAGCCCGCCCTCAAATGCCGGGGCCGCGAGTACCTGCGCATCATCTACGGCCCCGACTACCTGCTGCCCGGCCACCTCGACCGCCTCCGCCAGCGCAACGTGAAAGCCAAGCGCAACCTCGCCCTGCGTGAATTCGCCCTCGGCGTCGAAGGCTTGGAACGCTTCGTGGCCGGCCAGCCCTTGCGCCGGGTGCATCAGTGCGTCTTCGGTGTATTGGCGCTGGAAAGCGAGGCCGTGGACCCGCGGCTGTGA
- a CDS encoding nucleotidyltransferase domain-containing protein, translating into MLTRIQTALRQLEATHGICILYACESGSRAWGFPSPDSDFDVRFIYCHPPAWYLTLDEGRDTLNFPVDDELDLAGWELRKALRLLRASNAALFEWLQSPVVYHEALDFQARLAALLPAAFNLKAGLHHYLGQLRRGVEEDLAGEEIRLKRLFYALRSALAARWIRERHMLPPMEFAPLRALLPAARQGDVNELLLRKADANEKSVVPNPAALVEFLQAELAAGQAARETLPVLRPGAVAGELDTLFQALLSEAFAAF; encoded by the coding sequence ATGCTCACCCGCATTCAAACTGCCCTCCGCCAGCTGGAAGCCACCCACGGCATCTGTATTCTCTACGCCTGCGAATCGGGCAGCCGCGCCTGGGGCTTTCCCTCCCCCGATTCGGACTTTGATGTGCGCTTTATCTACTGCCACCCGCCGGCCTGGTACCTCACCCTTGACGAAGGCCGTGACACGCTCAATTTTCCGGTCGATGACGAGCTGGACCTCGCCGGTTGGGAATTACGCAAAGCCTTACGCCTGCTGCGCGCCTCCAACGCCGCCCTTTTCGAGTGGCTGCAGTCGCCGGTGGTGTACCACGAGGCGCTGGACTTCCAGGCGCGGCTGGCGGCCCTGCTGCCCGCCGCCTTCAACCTGAAAGCCGGCCTGCACCACTACCTGGGCCAGCTGCGGCGCGGGGTAGAAGAAGACCTGGCCGGGGAAGAAATTCGCCTCAAAAGGTTGTTTTACGCCTTGCGCTCAGCGCTGGCTGCCCGCTGGATTCGGGAACGACATATGCTGCCGCCCATGGAGTTTGCTCCGCTGCGTGCATTATTACCGGCGGCGCGGCAGGGCGATGTGAACGAATTATTGCTTCGCAAGGCCGATGCCAACGAGAAAAGCGTGGTTCCAAATCCGGCCGCGCTGGTGGAATTTCTGCAAGCCGAGCTCGCGGCTGGCCAGGCGGCGCGCGAAACCTTGCCGGTACTGCGGCCAGGCGCCGTGGCCGGAGAATTAGACACCTTGTTTCAAGCGCTGCTTAGCGAGGCATTTGCGGCCTTTTAA
- a CDS encoding nucleotidyltransferase domain-containing protein, translated as MLTIADLRAQKLIIFEAISGSRAYGTNLPHSDTDLKGVFILPKDRFFGLDYVPQVANETNDEVFYELRRFVELLLKNNPTVLELLGTPADCVIYKHPIFEQFNAADFLSKLCRQSFAEYAVAQIRKAKGLNKKINHPEPPARKSVLDFCYVTVGAGAQPVAAWLARKGYDMAQCGLANVPHLSDLYAMFVDAMPERHHGYRGLVRDPETSQDVLLSAVPKGEEPVAYLSFNRNGYSTYCRVFREYWEWVEKRNAERYQNTVQHGKNYDAKNMLHVFRLLQMAEEIAQDGEVHVRRPNREFLLQIRRGEFDYEELVAEAEKLVQRVETAFASSHLPAMPEKEVAEQLLLRVRRQFYEGVQ; from the coding sequence ATGCTGACCATCGCAGATTTACGGGCGCAGAAATTAATTATTTTCGAAGCCATCAGCGGCAGCCGGGCCTACGGCACCAATTTGCCGCACTCCGATACCGATTTAAAAGGCGTATTTATCCTGCCCAAAGACCGGTTTTTTGGGCTCGACTATGTGCCGCAGGTGGCCAATGAAACCAACGACGAGGTATTTTATGAATTGCGCCGCTTTGTAGAGCTGCTATTGAAAAATAACCCAACGGTCTTAGAATTATTGGGCACGCCCGCCGATTGTGTTATTTACAAACACCCGATTTTTGAGCAATTCAACGCGGCCGATTTTCTTTCCAAGCTTTGCCGCCAAAGCTTTGCCGAATACGCCGTGGCGCAAATTCGCAAAGCCAAGGGCCTGAATAAAAAAATCAACCACCCAGAGCCGCCGGCCCGCAAATCGGTGCTGGATTTCTGCTACGTAACCGTCGGGGCGGGGGCGCAGCCGGTGGCCGCCTGGCTGGCGCGCAAGGGCTACGACATGGCGCAGTGCGGCCTGGCCAACGTGCCGCACCTTAGCGATTTGTACGCCATGTTCGTGGATGCCATGCCGGAGCGCCACCACGGCTACCGCGGCCTCGTGCGCGACCCCGAAACCTCGCAGGACGTGCTGCTCTCGGCCGTGCCGAAAGGGGAGGAGCCCGTGGCTTATCTGTCGTTTAACCGCAACGGCTACAGCACCTACTGCCGCGTATTTCGCGAGTATTGGGAGTGGGTGGAAAAGCGCAATGCCGAGCGCTACCAGAACACTGTGCAGCACGGCAAAAACTATGATGCCAAAAATATGCTGCACGTATTCCGGTTGCTGCAAATGGCCGAGGAAATTGCGCAGGATGGAGAGGTGCACGTTCGCCGTCCCAACCGCGAGTTTTTGCTGCAAATTCGACGAGGAGAATTCGACTACGAAGAATTGGTTGCCGAGGCCGAGAAGCTGGTGCAGCGGGTCGAAACGGCATTTGCCAGCTCCCACTTGCCAGCCATGCCTGAAAAGGAAGTGGCCGAGCAGCTTCTGCTGCGGGTGCGCCGCCAGTTCTATGAGGGGGTTCAATAG
- a CDS encoding TIGR01777 family oxidoreductase — protein sequence MKQLKIVIVGGNGFLGRHLGLHFQQRGYRVVTIGRTVAPGPDSVRWDTRTLGPWAAELEGADVLVNLAGRTVDCRYNEANKRQIIASRVESTRVLGQAVAACAVPPKVWLNSSTATIYADTQGAQPANTEASGRIGTGFSVVVATAWEQAFRDCLTPRTRQVALRTSIVLGRDGGAFPVMARLARLGLCTPQGTGQQWVSWLHIQDFCRAVEFLATETEEAGAFNVCAPNPLTNRDFNTLLCHELRPLLRLPQPKWLLEIGAFLLRTETELILKSRKVYPQRLLELGFDFTFSTCEAAVKDLLPLQS from the coding sequence ATGAAACAACTGAAAATAGTCATCGTCGGCGGCAATGGGTTTTTGGGTCGTCACTTGGGCCTACACTTCCAGCAACGCGGCTACCGCGTGGTAACCATTGGGCGGACGGTGGCGCCGGGTCCCGATTCGGTGCGGTGGGATACCCGGACGCTGGGCCCGTGGGCCGCCGAGCTAGAGGGCGCCGACGTGCTGGTAAACCTGGCCGGCCGCACCGTCGATTGTCGGTACAACGAGGCAAACAAACGCCAAATAATTGCCAGCCGCGTGGAAAGCACCCGCGTGCTGGGCCAGGCAGTGGCCGCCTGCGCCGTGCCGCCCAAAGTGTGGCTGAATTCATCCACGGCCACCATTTATGCCGATACGCAAGGCGCACAGCCCGCCAATACAGAAGCCAGCGGCCGCATCGGAACCGGCTTTTCGGTGGTAGTGGCCACCGCTTGGGAACAGGCTTTCCGGGACTGCCTCACGCCCCGTACCCGCCAGGTGGCCCTGCGCACCTCCATTGTACTGGGCCGCGACGGCGGGGCCTTTCCGGTGATGGCCAGGCTGGCGCGGCTGGGCCTATGCACCCCACAAGGCACCGGGCAGCAGTGGGTGAGCTGGCTGCACATCCAGGACTTTTGCCGCGCCGTCGAGTTTCTGGCCACCGAAACAGAAGAAGCAGGGGCTTTCAATGTGTGCGCGCCGAACCCACTGACAAATCGGGATTTCAATACCTTGCTGTGCCATGAGTTGCGCCCGTTGCTGCGCCTGCCGCAACCCAAATGGCTGCTGGAAATCGGCGCATTTCTTTTGCGCACCGAAACCGAGCTGATTCTGAAAAGCCGCAAAGTGTATCCACAGCGGCTGCTGGAATTGGGGTTCGACTTTACGTTTTCTACTTGCGAAGCGGCGGTGAAGGACTTGCTGCCGCTGCAATCTTAA